From Paenibacillus sp. PL2-23:
ACTTCGATCTTCCGCAGGACCCGGAGAGCTATGTACACCGTATCGGCCGTACAGGCCGCGCGGGCAAGGAAGGTACGGCGTGGAGTTTCGTTACGCCGCGCGAGATCGATCACCTGCACTTTATTGAGCGTATTACGCGTCAGCGCATGAACCGCAAGCCGCTGCCAAGCATCGCGGAAGCGATCGAAGGCAAGCAGCGCGTAACGGCTGAGCGCCTGCTCGAAATCGTGCAGAACGAGGAGTTCAGCGAATACAAAGCGATCGCCATTCAGTTGCTGGAGCAATACGACTCCGTGCATCTCCTGGCTGCCGCAATGAAGCTGATTACTGGCGAGAAGAAAAACATCGACATCGAATTGACGCCTGAAGAGCCGCTTCGCGCCAAAAAGCGCAGACCGGATATTCGTTCCAACGGTCGTCCATTCAACCGCAGCGGCGGCTCGTCCTACGGCGGGAACCGCAGTGGAGGAAGCAGCGGCGGTGGCGGTTATCGCGGTCGCGACGACAGACGCGGCAGCTACAGCGGCGGCGGCTCGCGCGGCGGCTACGAGGGTCGCAGCGGCGGCAGCAGCTATGAGAACCGTGGCGGCGGCGGATACAAGCGCAGCGGCGAAGGCCGCAGCGGAGAGACTCGCCGTCCTAAGAGCTCCGGTGAAGACTTCGCGAACAATTAAGGCTCAGCAGCCGTACGCGGCTGCCATCGCATGAAGAACAAAAACGGGGAAGTCCGTGATGCCTAGCGGGCATCCGGACCTCCCCGATTTTCTTTGTGAAGGTTAGTAGGAGCAAATGGTTTTTGCGATGATGACCAGAAGGATAAACAATACGAGGATAGCGCCAACCGAGTTGTAACCGTAACCTGCACCAACGTTGCCCATAATAGCAACCTCCTTTTAATCATCTGAATGGTGATTACATTACATCCTATGCAGAGGGGCGAATGTCGCTTAGACTGGGGCCTATCCTGCAAGAAATGGGCGGTCTATTGACTCGGATCGTGGGACAAGCCCCCTTCAATCAACTATTTCACTGGAGGCGTTAGCGTATGGAACCTAGAGGACTTATGGGAGGATTCTATCGAATCTCCGAATGGATCATGAGGCTTTCGGTTATTAATCTATTGTGGATTATTTGTTCGCTGCCGGTAGTCCTGGTCCTCATTATGGGACTAAGCAGCCTCACCACAGCCAATGTAGACCAATACGGCGCGCTTCAAATGCTTATGTTCCCGCTCATTTTGCTGGCCGTTTTAATGCCGTTTACCTTTTTCCCGGCTACAGCCGCTATGTTCACGGTTGCCCGCAAGTGGGTAACGGGAGAGGCGGACGCCGCGCTGCTCAAAACCTTTTTCCGAGGGTATAAGGAAAACTACAAGCAAAGCATGATCGGCGGACTAATCTACACCCTGCTGTTTGCCGTGCTTGTTGTGAACTTTATTTTTTACAGGGAAGAATTTAATATTGTCTCCTATATATTCCTGGCGTTTCTGGCGCTGGCGGGAGCCTCCTTATTCAACTTCTTTTCGATGCTTGTGCATTACCATATGAAAACGTTTCAATTAATTAAAAACGCTTTACTTATTACCATCGGTAAGCCATTCCGCTCGTTGTCGACGGTCATTATGTGCGGCTTGGTCATTTACATCAGCTTCTTCCAGTTTACATTCCTGATTCCGTTTTTTATGGGTAGCATCTGCGCGTATCTCGCGTTCTGGAACTTCAATATTATTTACATGAAGCTGCAGGAGCAGGCGGAGAAGCTGAAGCAAGCGGAAGAGGAAGCCGCTGAAGAGGCGGCGGAGATGGACCGCGAAGACCTGCTGAAGGATGATTATAAGGAATCCAACAAATAACAAAGCGCTGAAGTTTACTTTTCGCCGTGTTCAGTCTATAATAGCAATACATCCTGCGATGTTCGTCACGGCTCTTCGTTGTTTTGAACCAATGGCTGTTTCACGGGAGACCTATATTGCCATGCGGCTGACACGCCCTCGAAAGGGGATCTCAAAAGCATCGCTGCGGACACCCACCTGCGAGAGCGGGTTCAGAAACATGTGAGTCGGACGGCATAGGCGGGTTTTTCTTTGAACGTGAAGAGCTTGAGCCAGCTTTCGTCTGGCTTTGGCTCTTTTTTCATATATGAAAACATGGTATGATAAGAAGTATGCAGATAGCGATAGAGGGGGAATTGTTTTTGTTGAAGCGGACCTTGATCGGGCTGCTGCGCAGTCATGAACTGACAGGCGACAGAGCCAAGGATCCAGTGCTGAAATCGCACATCTACAAGCTTTCCAAGGAGAAGGCTTGGGATGAGGTGGTATCCACTCTGAAGAAGATGCAAGGCTATAAGGTATTACATGAAGTGCCGTCCGTCGGTGAGATCGTCTTGGAGAAGCGTACGATGACGGGAAGGACGATGGATATTACGGTATCCGTCATTGGCGTGAACCCTGTTACCTCGGCTGTTGATATCTACTCTGCTTCTCGTGGGTCCCTCGGCGATCTTGGCTCCAATTATCGCGTAATTATTGATATTTACCGGACTTTGGACAAGAAGCTCGCAGCTGTCAAGGTCAATAGCTGATACATAACAAAGCGAGTGAAGGCTTGCCTTCACTCGCTTTGTTTGCGGTCTATTGTTCCTCTAGATCAAAGCTTTAGCCGCCTCGATCGCTTGCTCGTAGTTCGGATGCTCCGTCATTTCGGCCAGGTATTCAACATATGTAAGCTTGTTGCTGCCGTCGATAACGAATATGGAGCGCATGTCGAGTGCTAATTCCTTGATCAGAACGCCATAAGCTTCTCCGAAGCTGTTGTTCTTGTAATCGGACAGCATGACCACTTTATCGACGCCTGCAGCACCGCACCAGCGCGCTTGCGCGAATGGCGTATCGACGCTGACTGTCAGAATAACAACGTTGTCACCAAGAGCGGCTGCCGCTTCGTTGAATCGACGGGTTTGCGCGTCGCAGACGCCTGTGTCGATGGATGGAATGACACTGATCAGCTTCACCTTGCCGGCGTAATCCTGAAGGGATACGGTTTCGGTCAAAGATTTGTTCAGTGTGAAGTCTGGAGCTTGGTCTCCTGCTTTCAGCTCTGGACCGATGAGTGTGATTGGATTTCCTTTAAGCGTTGCTGCGCCTGTACGTTCTTGTGCCATAATTAACGGTTCCTCCTCGGGATGAAATAGTAATGGTACGAGAACATTATAATCGTTACAAAAGACCATTGTCCAATAAATGGCGTATGTAGTTGCAGTAAAACAGAATGGGTTACGGGAGAGACCGGTACGTATGGAACTTCGACAGCTTTATTATTTCGTAAAAGTCGCAAGGAAAGAACATGTCACACAAGCTGCGGAGGAGCTTCACGTCGCGCAATCTGCCGTCAGCCGTCAAATTCACCAATTGGAGGAGGAGCTTGGGGTCAAGCTGTTCGTCCAGAAGGGGAGAAATCTTCAACTAACGCCAGTGGGATCGCTGTTCTTGAAGCGGGCGGAGGTCATTCTGGCCGATCTGGAGCGCGCTGTCATTGAGATACATGAATTTCTGGACCCTGAGAAGGGGGAGATTCGACTGGGCTTTCCACACAGCCTGGGTATATCGCTAATCCCGCAAGTGGTGGCGTCCTTCCGGAAGCTGCATCCTGATGTGAAATTCCGGTTCAAGCAAGGTATGTATCCTACACTGATCCGGGATTTAATTAAGGGTGATATTGATCTCGCTTTCATTTCCCCCTTCCCCAAGGAGCATGAGCAGGTGTGCGGAGAGGTGCTGCTGACGGAGGAGCTGTATGCCATACTGCCGCCAGGGCATCCATTGTCGGGGGAGCATGCCATCGAGCTTCATCAGCTGCAGGAGGAGACGTTTGTCCTGTTCAGCGAAGGGTATTCGCTTCGTCCTATTGTATGGGACGCTTGTCTGCAGGCAGGCTTCGAGCCGAAGATCGGCTTCGAGGGAGAGGAGACGGATACAATCAGAGGCCTTGTAGCGGCGGGGATGGGCGTCAGTGTGCTGCCTGAGCTTGCGCTGCATCATACTGGACCGCTGCAGCCGGCTAAGGTTCGTATCATCAACCCTGTTGTGACCCGAACAATTGGACTTATACATCGCAGCAATGAGAAGCTGCCGCTGGTAGCTAAGGTGTTCCATAATTTCCTGCTCCGTTATTTCCATAGCGAGAAGGAGCTGTAGCCATCAGCAGCGGCTGCTGGACGGGAAGAGCCCCCTGGATGATCGTCATTGATCAACCAGGGGGCTCTTGGCTGTTGCTGGGCTATTCTATTCTTCCCGGCTCTGTGTGAACATCAGAATATACCGGATGAGCTCCAGCAGGGAGAGAAGGGCGGCAGCGACATATGTTAAAGCGGCTGCGTTAAGCACCTTGGCCACTCCGCGCTCCTCGTCTTGCGTGACAAAGCCTTGCGACAGCATCAGGGCGCGTGCCCGATTGCTTGCGTTAAATTCGACAGGCAGCGTAATGAGTTGGAAGGCTACCGCTGCGGAGAATAATACGATCCCCAGTCCCAGCAGGCTGAACTGCTGCATCAGGATGCCGGCGATAAGCAGGAATGGCGCGATACCGGAAGCGATATTGACGACTGGGAAGATGCGGTGGCGCGCCACCAGGAACGGGTACTTCACGGAATGCTGTATGGCATGGCCAA
This genomic window contains:
- a CDS encoding YjcZ family sporulation protein, with the translated sequence MGNVGAGYGYNSVGAILVLFILLVIIAKTICSY
- a CDS encoding DUF624 domain-containing protein, giving the protein MEPRGLMGGFYRISEWIMRLSVINLLWIICSLPVVLVLIMGLSSLTTANVDQYGALQMLMFPLILLAVLMPFTFFPATAAMFTVARKWVTGEADAALLKTFFRGYKENYKQSMIGGLIYTLLFAVLVVNFIFYREEFNIVSYIFLAFLALAGASLFNFFSMLVHYHMKTFQLIKNALLITIGKPFRSLSTVIMCGLVIYISFFQFTFLIPFFMGSICAYLAFWNFNIIYMKLQEQAEKLKQAEEEAAEEAAEMDREDLLKDDYKESNK
- a CDS encoding DUF1499 domain-containing protein, whose protein sequence is MLKRTLIGLLRSHELTGDRAKDPVLKSHIYKLSKEKAWDEVVSTLKKMQGYKVLHEVPSVGEIVLEKRTMTGRTMDITVSVIGVNPVTSAVDIYSASRGSLGDLGSNYRVIIDIYRTLDKKLAAVKVNS
- the tpx gene encoding thiol peroxidase, translating into MAQERTGAATLKGNPITLIGPELKAGDQAPDFTLNKSLTETVSLQDYAGKVKLISVIPSIDTGVCDAQTRRFNEAAAALGDNVVILTVSVDTPFAQARWCGAAGVDKVVMLSDYKNNSFGEAYGVLIKELALDMRSIFVIDGSNKLTYVEYLAEMTEHPNYEQAIEAAKALI
- a CDS encoding LysR family transcriptional regulator, whose product is MELRQLYYFVKVARKEHVTQAAEELHVAQSAVSRQIHQLEEELGVKLFVQKGRNLQLTPVGSLFLKRAEVILADLERAVIEIHEFLDPEKGEIRLGFPHSLGISLIPQVVASFRKLHPDVKFRFKQGMYPTLIRDLIKGDIDLAFISPFPKEHEQVCGEVLLTEELYAILPPGHPLSGEHAIELHQLQEETFVLFSEGYSLRPIVWDACLQAGFEPKIGFEGEETDTIRGLVAAGMGVSVLPELALHHTGPLQPAKVRIINPVVTRTIGLIHRSNEKLPLVAKVFHNFLLRYFHSEKEL
- a CDS encoding zinc metallopeptidase, with product MYIMIIAAFALSLWAQFRVKGTFKKWTKVETSSGLTGYQAARRMLDHNGLYDVPIEPIPGTLTDHYDPIHRVVRLSEPVYYESTISAVSVACHEVGHAIQHSVKYPFLVARHRIFPVVNIASGIAPFLLIAGILMQQFSLLGLGIVLFSAAVAFQLITLPVEFNASNRARALMLSQGFVTQDEERGVAKVLNAAALTYVAAALLSLLELIRYILMFTQSREE